Proteins from one Capricornis sumatraensis isolate serow.1 chromosome 2, serow.2, whole genome shotgun sequence genomic window:
- the CD84 gene encoding SLAM family member 5 isoform X1, whose protein sequence is MAHHHLWILLFCLQTCLEAAGSDKDIFIVNGILGESATFPLNIQPSQKVTFISWHSKTSVAFVTPGNFGEEPIVTITHQNYHERINVSGQNYNLELRNLKIEDSGIYKADINVETSKMTTTRSYNLQVYRRLGKPKITQSFVTSVNSTCNVTLMCSVDKEEKNVTYSWSPQGEEGNVLQIFQTPDNQEETYTCTAWNPVSNNSDSISAQQLCTDITMSPHIHRTGLMSGLAVLSLLIIILLSVVLFLLCKKEGSFLNNFSKNPDASSKKTIYTYITASRKTQAAESRIYDEIPQSKVLPTKEESVNTIYSMMQYSDKMEKTSTQNSKPLGTSCYEIVI, encoded by the exons GTCTGGAAGCAGCTGGAAGCGACAAAGACATCTTCATAGTGAATGGGATTCTGGGGGAGTCAGCTACTTTTCCCTTAAATATCCAACCATCACAGAAAGTTACCTTCATTTCTTGGCATTCCAAAACATCTGTTGCTTTTGTAACACCAGGAAACTTCGGAGAAGAACCCATAGTTACCATAACCCACCAAAATTACCATGAACGAATAAATGTCTCAGGTCAGAACTATAACCTGGAGCTCAGAAATCTGAAGATTGAAGACTCAGGGATCTACAAAGCTGACATAAATGTAGAGACCTCTAAAATGACCACCACCAGGTCCTACAACCTTCAAGTTTATC GTCGTCTTGGGAAGCCAAAAATTACTCAGAGTTTTGTGACATCTGTGAACAGCACCTGTAATGTCACACTGATGTGCTCTgtggataaagaagaaaagaatgtgaCATACAGTTGGAGTCCACAAGGGGAAGAGGGCAATGTCCTTCAAATCTTCCAGACCCCTGACAACCAAGAGGAGACTTACACGTGTACAGCATGGAATCCTGTCAGCAACAATTCTGACTCCATCTCTGCCCAGCAGCTCTGTACAG ACATCACAATGAGCCCCCATATTCACCGCACTGGACTGATGAGTGGGCTGGCTGTGCTTTCTCTGCTTATAATCATTCTACTTTCAGTGGTTTTGTTCCTTTTGTGCAAGAAAGAAG GTTCCTTCTTGAACAACTTCAGTAAGAACCCTG ATGCTTCCTCAAAGAAAACAATATACACATACATCACAGCTTCAAGAAAAACCCAGGCAGCAGAGTCCAGGATCTATGATGAGATCCCCCAGTCCAAG GTGCTCCCCACCAAGGAGGAGTCAGTGAACACAATTTACTCCATGATGCAGTACTCTGATAAG ATGGAGAAAACCAGCACTCAGAACAGCAAACCGCTTGGGACTTCATGCTATGAAATTGTGATCTAG
- the CD84 gene encoding SLAM family member 5 isoform X2 yields the protein MAHHHLWILLFCLQTCLEAAGSDKDIFIVNGILGESATFPLNIQPSQKVTFISWHSKTSVAFVTPGNFGEEPIVTITHQNYHERINVSGQNYNLELRNLKIEDSGIYKADINVETSKMTTTRSYNLQVYRRLGKPKITQSFVTSVNSTCNVTLMCSVDKEEKNVTYSWSPQGEEGNVLQIFQTPDNQEETYTCTAWNPVSNNSDSISAQQLCTDITMSPHIHRTGLMSGLAVLSLLIIILLSVVLFLLCKKEDASSKKTIYTYITASRKTQAAESRIYDEIPQSKVLPTKEESVNTIYSMMQYSDKMEKTSTQNSKPLGTSCYEIVI from the exons GTCTGGAAGCAGCTGGAAGCGACAAAGACATCTTCATAGTGAATGGGATTCTGGGGGAGTCAGCTACTTTTCCCTTAAATATCCAACCATCACAGAAAGTTACCTTCATTTCTTGGCATTCCAAAACATCTGTTGCTTTTGTAACACCAGGAAACTTCGGAGAAGAACCCATAGTTACCATAACCCACCAAAATTACCATGAACGAATAAATGTCTCAGGTCAGAACTATAACCTGGAGCTCAGAAATCTGAAGATTGAAGACTCAGGGATCTACAAAGCTGACATAAATGTAGAGACCTCTAAAATGACCACCACCAGGTCCTACAACCTTCAAGTTTATC GTCGTCTTGGGAAGCCAAAAATTACTCAGAGTTTTGTGACATCTGTGAACAGCACCTGTAATGTCACACTGATGTGCTCTgtggataaagaagaaaagaatgtgaCATACAGTTGGAGTCCACAAGGGGAAGAGGGCAATGTCCTTCAAATCTTCCAGACCCCTGACAACCAAGAGGAGACTTACACGTGTACAGCATGGAATCCTGTCAGCAACAATTCTGACTCCATCTCTGCCCAGCAGCTCTGTACAG ACATCACAATGAGCCCCCATATTCACCGCACTGGACTGATGAGTGGGCTGGCTGTGCTTTCTCTGCTTATAATCATTCTACTTTCAGTGGTTTTGTTCCTTTTGTGCAAGAAAGAAG ATGCTTCCTCAAAGAAAACAATATACACATACATCACAGCTTCAAGAAAAACCCAGGCAGCAGAGTCCAGGATCTATGATGAGATCCCCCAGTCCAAG GTGCTCCCCACCAAGGAGGAGTCAGTGAACACAATTTACTCCATGATGCAGTACTCTGATAAG ATGGAGAAAACCAGCACTCAGAACAGCAAACCGCTTGGGACTTCATGCTATGAAATTGTGATCTAG